ATCGGTGTCGAAACATCTACAACTTCCACTTTTTCTTTAATACCGGAAATCAATCCATCCAGCCTCTCTATGACTTTTTCGGCTATCTCGCCCTTCTGATCGACATACAGTTCCCTGTCGTTGCTAAGCTTCTTCCAATATGAGTAACTGGCCGTAAAGGGAATTCTGACAACCGATTTACCTTCGGGAACCATTTCCGTTTTCGAATTGAAAACCTCCAGATCCATCTTTTGATAATTTCTATCCGAAAGTTCCAGCTTTTTATCCATCAGCCAGGTAACACCATGGGGAAGATCGATGAGAGGCAGATCGACACCCAGCGATACGTAGGCATTCATTTCCTGCTCGTCAGGGGGGTTGGCGTAGTATTCGTCTATCAAATCGTCTCTGTATTTGCCGTTGAGCATTTCGTAAATAGTACTGTATCCATCGGCCGCGGAGACGACGATATCGGCGTCTGCTTTTGTTCCATCTTCAAGTATAAGACCGACAGCTCTGTCGTTTTTTACTACGATGCCCTTTACCTTCGATCTGTAATGAATTTTGCCGCCAAGTTCTTCATATCGTTTTGCGATTCTTTTTGAAAAAGCCAGCGAACCTCCGACGGGCCATCCCATCGACCTTATTGAGCAACCGGCAAGGAAGGAAAGATGAATCATCATCGGGATTCCCTGAAAGTCGTATTGAGCCGTCGGGAAGGCCTTTTGAAGGAAGGAGTTTTTGAATCTCGAAGCGAATTGCTCGAGCGATATTGGACCCCACTTCATTATCTTGGGCAGATGTGGAATCATTGAAAATCTCTCCTTGCCTTTGCCAGCGACCATCGCGAGCAATTCGAACTTCGTGAACTTCCGTGCAGCTGTCAAGTATTGGTCTATGACTGCTTTGTCGGCCGGTGAGATTTCCATTAGATGTTCCTTCAATCTGACGAGATCGGTGTAAAAGTTGAGCTCATTTCCGCCGGAGTCTATGGTTCTTCTCAAGATTGAATCGAACAAGATCCTACCGTCTTCGATTGCGCCGAGCTCTTTCCACATTGTGTGCAACTTCGAAGAAGGGCTCGCACCTGGAAGGTGATGAATGCAGCCATCTATGGTGTAATCCTTTCGCTTCCACGAAGTACACAATCCGCCTGGATTGTTGTGCAATTCGAAGATTTCCGTCTCGAACCCGTCCATCTGGGCATAACAACCTGCAGAGAGTCCTGCGATGCCTGCTCCAATAATAGCAATTTTCTTCATCTTATCACGCCCTTTTCTTTTCCCATTTTCCTTTGCGGTAATAGATCAACATCACCAGTGCTTCAGTTACATCCGAGAAGACATAAGAGAGCCAGACCCAGATTATGCTGGCTTTCAAAAGGTGAACCATTATAAAAAGGATAGGAATCTGCACGAACCAGCGCGAGGTGATGCTAGATATGACGAATGGAAGGTTGTATCCCGATCCTCCGAAGACAGAGGAGAGACCGAACCCGTAGGCCAGGATAGATATCCCAAGAGAGCCATATCTCAAAAACTCGGTGCCGTACTTTACGATTTCCGGGTCTTTGTTGAATATACCCAGGACTATTTCGCCGGCGAAAAAGGCGATCAAGACGAAGAAAAACATGATCGAGAAACTTATAAAGGCCGTTGTTCCGGCCGTTTTTCTGGCCCTCTCGATGTTATTGATTCCCAGATTTTGACCGACCATCGCCGATCCTCCCATGTTCATTCCCACCAGCGGCATGAAGGCAAGTCCGAATAGTCTGCCGGCGACCCCTACCGCAGCCACGGCTGCAGTTCCGTAGACAGCTACGAACTTGAGTAACACCGCTCCAGACAGGTTCCTGAAGAAACTCTCCAGGCCTGTCGGTAGACCTATGGTGAGGAGCTTTTTGTCGATTTTCCAGTCAAGTTTGAAGAGTCCTTTCAGTCTGGGTTTTACACCTTCTATTCCAGAGAAGACGATGTAGAAGCCGAGTATAAAGGCCACCATCTGGGATATGATAGTCGCCACTGCCGCTCCGAACACGCCCATTCCGAAGCCCGGTATCGCAGTTCCCGGGAATTTGTCGAACATGAGCAACGGATCGAGCAGGACGTTGAGAATACTGGAAAGCATCATTATATACATCGGTGTCTTGGCATCACCTATGCATCTCAAGGCTGTGTTGACAGAGTAAGATGAGAACATCATCGGAAGGAAGAAAAGTCTTATGTATCCATAATCGAGCGCGGCCGTAATAACATTGGGATCGTTGCTGAACAGGCTGAGCGAAGGCTTGAGAAAGAGCGCGACGAGAACTGCGGCTATTACGGCGACGAGAAATTTGAAAGTAATTGTCTGTTCTATCGCCTTTGCCGTTCCTTCGTCGTCTTTCCTCCCGTAACTCTGTGAGATCAAGGAAATCGAACTCTGTCCGATTATGGAGTTCAAGATCTCTACAAGCCAGAAGAGCGTCGAAAAGATCGTGACCCCGGCGATCGCCTCTCCGGATATCCTGCCTATCCAGAAGATATCGACTATATCATAGACCATCTGTGCACTGTAACCTATCATCGTTGGTATAGACATGATGAGAAGATTCTTCAGAATGCTTCCCTGAGTAAGATCTCTTGCCATTTTCTGCCCCCTGATGTACAACCCCGTTCAGAAGATATGAATGAAGAGAAAAAAAAGAACCTGCCCTAGATAGCAAACAATAGATATTATACACTGATACAGCCTTTTGTGAACCGTTCAATTCAGGCTTTTGAGACGTCGACTGGAAAGAATTTCGAGAGCCCCTTCACGGCGATGGGGATCGTATAGATAAGCACCGGTATGAGTAGCCGTACCTCGGCTGGTCTGGCTACTATAAAGTTCATCGCGACGAAGGGAACGATCCAGAACCAGGTCTTCCTGAAGAAATCTTCCTCCCCGATTGAATCGTAGAAGATCAACGGGATCGAAAGGAACAGAAGTGGGAAGATCCAGGACCAGGGATAGTTGAGATTATACCCAAGTTGAACGAGATCAACCGAATACTTGGCCTGCGGATATAACAAACGGCTGGAAAGTAACGTAAAAACGACAGGTATTGCGAAAGTCGCGAGTGCCTTTAAGTAGAGGAGGAATTTCTCGGACTTTCCGGAGTATCTTTCGTAATTAAAGCCGAAAAGTATCAAAGAAAGAAAAACCATGTGGTCGGCTCTGAAAGTTGACCCCAGAAGGATCACCATACAGAGTGTGATAAAGGATCTTCTTTCGATTATCAGAAGCAGTCCCGCGAGAAAGAGTGCGGACGCGTGGAAGGTCTCCCAGCCGAAATACATGGTCGTCAGTGGCATGATCGACTGAAAAAGCAACACAGAAAAGAGTGACATCGCTGGAGTAAGAAAATGTCTTCCAAAGGCATACAACAGTAGAATAGTCAGTATATTGAAAAAAAACCTGGCCGTTATATGGCCGTTGAGTGTTCGGTTATCCTCACTGGTGAGATCGACGGCCACCCTTAAATCATCAGGTAGGTTTTCTCCAAGCAGCAGAAGGGTACTGGCCGGTTCGGTTATGTATGTCTGCCAGTTCAGGCTGCTGACCATAGCCTTGAGAGCGTTCTGCAGAAGGATACTCTTTCTGGCTATCCTGTCTATCGCCTCGTTTATGGTCATCTCGAGGTCGGATACAATTCTTTCTCGCTCTTGCAAAGGAAAATAGGCTTCCACCATTCCTCTCGCTTCATCGGTCCAGTATTCCGTGGACAGGAGCATCTTCGATACTTCAGACGTGTTTTCATCGAGCCAGGGGATAGGAATGTATTTAAAGAAATACTCCACAAGATAGTAACTCCCGAAACGGTATTGATCGGGAGCAAAGTTCTCTCCGGAGATTACCCTTTCATGCTGGTTGATTCTGAGATATCTGGAGAGGAAGAGATACTTCCCGTCGGTACTCCAGACGGTCATGGAGGTGAAGATGTAAGAAAGTATAGTCGCAACGATCAGAAGCAGCGGCACGCTGGAGAATTTTTTTCGGTCGTTCATGAGCCGCCTCCTTTTCTGTCTCTGTCGTAATCGAAATGACAGAGTACTTCTTTTACGCCTGCGACAACGTATGGAACGCTGTATATCAATACCGGCAGGAGGAGTCTGACCTCGGCCGGTCTTGCAAACAGGTAATTCATAACCATGAATGGCGGAACCCAGAGCCAGGTTTTTCTGAAGAAATCTATGTTCCTGATCATCGGACTGAAGGCCAAAGGAATGGCCAGAAATATCAGGGGGTAGATCCAAGCCCAGGGGTGGTTCAGGTTATATTCGAGCTGGATGAAATCGAGGTAATACTCCGAGCCGGCATAGATTACCTCGCTCAGTAATAACGTAGCGACCAGAGGGATAAGTACCAGCGAAAGCCCGGCCAATAGGGAGAGCCACTTTCTTCTCTTTATCGCCCCGGGTACTTTGTAGAGGAGGTATATCACACCGGCGAAAAGCGTTTGGTCTGTCCTGGCCGTGCAGCCTAGCAGAACGAGCAAAAGGAGGAGTAGATAGCTTTTGTTTTTCAGCAAAGCCACAAGAAAGCCGGCGAAGACGGTTGCCGATAGCATGGTTTCGGCTTGCATGAAGTCCTGGGCTACCATAGGAAGAAGGGCGGCAAAAAGCGACATACCCAAAAGCGACGTCAACGCGTCGGTAAACTGCGCGCACAAGAGAAAAACGAGCAGGAGAGTAGTTGCGGTGAAGAAGAATCTAAAGGTAACGTATCCATTTACCAATGCGCTCTCAGCGCTGTCTTTTTCTATCAGGACTTTGAATTCTCCGGGGATGTTCTTTCCAATGAGCATGGTCGTCTTCTCTATATCGTTGATGTACTCTTGCCAGCCGAAAGAATCGATTGCGGCTTTCAACATGTTTCTCAAAAGCAGATTGTTTGGCGAAAACGAGTCTATGATCCTGTCTATAGTGGATTCTATCTCCTTGATGATTACGGCACGGTCCTCTTCGGGAAAGAAGAGCTCGACGCTCTTCTCTGTGCCTTCGCCCCAGCCTGTCGGATCGAGTCCCTCCGCGACGATGTCGTTGAAGACATCGTACCATCTCAATGGTATGTGTTTGAAAATATATTCGACCAGGTAATAACTGCCGAAGCGATACTGATCAGGAGCAAAGCTCTTTCCATCTATGGCTTCTCTGTGGCGCATCACTTTGCTGTAACGGGAAATAGTCAAGAACCTGCTTTCGGTCGTCCAGAGTATCATAGAAGTGAAGATGTACGAAAGAACTATCGCAATGAAAAGCACGACCAGAAAAACCTTTTTCTTCGAGCGATCGTTCGTTGTCCCTTCAAAACACATGCACTCTTCACCACTCTCCGAGAGATTTTTAAAACAGGTTTATCTGTAAGATTCCCAAAGTCTTCCCCATGGACTGTCCTTCTTCCACTGTTGGAAGATCTTTGTTCCGTGTTTCTTCCACCAGTATCTGTCGTGATACGAATCCGACGCTGCAACGAAGACTTTCACCAATGGCGTGTGAAAGAAGAGTTTCTGGAAGATCTTCAAAGGACTGAACCATAGCAGGTCACCGACTTTGCTAGCAAAGTTGTCGCCGACGTGAAACTTGAGGTTGACTTTAGAAATATCTTCACCGACCAACTCAATGTTCTCACGCTTGCCGTTTCCTAGGCCCTCCTCGTCCGCCAGCCTTATATATTTCAGGTCCATCGGGTTGAATCCCATCATTTTCGCGGCAACAGCGTCTATGGCTACCTGATCCTGGCTTGCAAGTATATAATCCGTTCTGACAGGTATCAATGTCCTCGGACCGGGACCGTTTCCCGCGGTCGTCCCGTCCATGAAGGCAAAAAGCCCGGTATGTATCTCTTTCTGTATTTTCAAAAGATCGACAAGAGTCTCGTGTATCCAGGAATGGGTGTAATGACGTTTCACGTTCAAAAGGCCTCCGAAGGCGTTCTTCATTGCCCCCGTTGTGGTCGTGTAAATATGGCACTTCATCGTAGGGAGCTGAATGATGTTCTTGCCGAAAAAGTAGTCGGGCAATCTTATTCCTTCAGGGAAAATTCTAGGAAGCACTTTGAGTTTACTTTTCGGAGTGTATTCAATCCAGTGCATATCGCTCTCTTCAAAGTTGTACAGTACGGGTATTCCATACTTGTTGTATATGATGTCGTACTTGTTCTGCTTTTCGCCATACTTGGGCCTTGTAACTACTGTTTTGTTTTCTACGGCAACTATCTCGTTAATGCCCGCGTCCTTGAGGGCGAGGACGACTCCTTCGATCTGCCAGGGAGTACTGTTGGCGCCTGGCATCGGCAGGTGCCAGGAGATGTTGTCCTTGAGAATGGTTGTGGCTCCTCTATCGAGAAACTCCTCCATTTTCGCCATCTTCGCGAGTCTTTTATAGTCATCCAGTACACTTTCGGGTGTTGTCTTAATTACTGCTACTGTAGATTTATTCAAACCAAACACCTCCTATTTCGCGATCGATATTAGCCAGATGCCCAGAGCAATAATGGCTATTCCGGCGATCTTCAACCAGCTCATCTTTTCATCGAAGAGAAAGACTGCAAAGAGAGTCACGATAACAAACCCGGCGCTGGTCATTATCGGGTACGCGATACCCAATTTCATTTTCGTCAATACCACACTGTAAAAGATGAAAGCCACACCGAAGGAGATAAGTCCTAGCCAGACGTACACGTTGGTGATAGAGTTCAACAACATACCCTTCAACCCTACATCAGACATTTGCTGTGTTTTTTGCATGCCGAATTTCAACAGAATATTCGCAGACGCATTAAAAACTATCGCTACAACTAGAATGAAAAAATCAATCAAATTCAAGATCAGTTCCTCCAGTAAAGCCACACCCTAAAACCACATGGGCAGGTATATGATCATTACTACCGATAGAAACCACAGCACGGTCGTCACCGCGATGCCCGTATCGCGTGTTACGACCTCTGTAGGGTCTCCCTCGCCGTCTTTGAAAAGAAGTAACATATATCTGAAAACCCCGTAGGTCACGAACGGAACGGTGTAAACTAGCTTGTCGGTAGAGAATTTGGAAATCACCGAAGGATCCAGGCAGTAGAGAGTGTAAGAGATTACGGATATTGAGGCCGTAGAAACCATCATGTAATCAAGAAATCTAAAATCATATAGCTTGAGAACCTTTCTGTGATTATCGCTGTTCTCCTTGAATAGTAGCAACTCGTTTCTTCGCTTTCCAAAACCCATGAAGAGAGCCAGAAAAAAGGTCGTCACCAGGATCCAGCTAGTTGGGTTTACGCCTATCGCGTAAGAGCCGGCGATCACACGAATAACGAAGCCTGCCGAGATGCAGAAGGCGTCTATCACGACCATTTCCTTTCCTCTGAGCGTATAGAAAACGTTCTCAAGCACGTAAATGAGAAGAAAAAGCCCTGCCAGGAGAGGGAGGAGAAGGACAATCACGAAAGCCAGTATGAAACAGACGATAGCCACAACGGTTGCCTCTTTGACACTTACAGCGCCCGAAGAGATCGGTCTGTTTTTCTTTCGCCAGTGATGCCTGTCGCTTTCCAGATCGTTGATATCGTTGAAAATATAAACGCCGCTCGAAGCGAAACAGAAGGCAATGAAAATGAGAAGTGAGTTCAACATCATATCAACTCTGAAAAGACTGGCCGAAAATATTAGAGGGGCAAAAACGAAGAGATTCTTCAACCAGTGCCTGACTCTCATAAGCCTTACATATGTACCGATCTCCTTCATTGCGCAACCCCGTTGAATAATCTCATATCTCTGCAGCACACCGCATAGACATGGCTAACAGGTATTATCTTAGCATAATAGATATGGTTCTCGCTCTTTCTTTCCTAGAAAGGAACTTTCCTGTTCTCTGATCTTCCTTTTCTCTTCTTTAACTGCAAGTGTATTACTCGAAATTCCGGTTCATGGTAAAATGCATTAACCCGTATAATTCCGAGAATCGGCTGGGAAGTATCTACCAGGAAGCCT
This portion of the Mesotoga infera genome encodes:
- a CDS encoding MATE family efflux transporter — its product is MARDLTQGSILKNLLIMSIPTMIGYSAQMVYDIVDIFWIGRISGEAIAGVTIFSTLFWLVEILNSIIGQSSISLISQSYGRKDDEGTAKAIEQTITFKFLVAVIAAVLVALFLKPSLSLFSNDPNVITAALDYGYIRLFFLPMMFSSYSVNTALRCIGDAKTPMYIMMLSSILNVLLDPLLMFDKFPGTAIPGFGMGVFGAAVATIISQMVAFILGFYIVFSGIEGVKPRLKGLFKLDWKIDKKLLTIGLPTGLESFFRNLSGAVLLKFVAVYGTAAVAAVGVAGRLFGLAFMPLVGMNMGGSAMVGQNLGINNIERARKTAGTTAFISFSIMFFFVLIAFFAGEIVLGIFNKDPEIVKYGTEFLRYGSLGISILAYGFGLSSVFGGSGYNLPFVISSITSRWFVQIPILFIMVHLLKASIIWVWLSYVFSDVTEALVMLIYYRKGKWEKKRA
- a CDS encoding decaprenyl-phosphate phosphoribosyltransferase, yielding MKEIGTYVRLMRVRHWLKNLFVFAPLIFSASLFRVDMMLNSLLIFIAFCFASSGVYIFNDINDLESDRHHWRKKNRPISSGAVSVKEATVVAIVCFILAFVIVLLLPLLAGLFLLIYVLENVFYTLRGKEMVVIDAFCISAGFVIRVIAGSYAIGVNPTSWILVTTFFLALFMGFGKRRNELLLFKENSDNHRKVLKLYDFRFLDYMMVSTASISVISYTLYCLDPSVISKFSTDKLVYTVPFVTYGVFRYMLLLFKDGEGDPTEVVTRDTGIAVTTVLWFLSVVMIIYLPMWF
- a CDS encoding DUF362 domain-containing protein encodes the protein MNKSTVAVIKTTPESVLDDYKRLAKMAKMEEFLDRGATTILKDNISWHLPMPGANSTPWQIEGVVLALKDAGINEIVAVENKTVVTRPKYGEKQNKYDIIYNKYGIPVLYNFEESDMHWIEYTPKSKLKVLPRIFPEGIRLPDYFFGKNIIQLPTMKCHIYTTTTGAMKNAFGGLLNVKRHYTHSWIHETLVDLLKIQKEIHTGLFAFMDGTTAGNGPGPRTLIPVRTDYILASQDQVAIDAVAAKMMGFNPMDLKYIRLADEEGLGNGKRENIELVGEDISKVNLKFHVGDNFASKVGDLLWFSPLKIFQKLFFHTPLVKVFVAASDSYHDRYWWKKHGTKIFQQWKKDSPWGRLWESYR
- a CDS encoding phytoene desaturase family protein, yielding MKKIAIIGAGIAGLSAGCYAQMDGFETEIFELHNNPGGLCTSWKRKDYTIDGCIHHLPGASPSSKLHTMWKELGAIEDGRILFDSILRRTIDSGGNELNFYTDLVRLKEHLMEISPADKAVIDQYLTAARKFTKFELLAMVAGKGKERFSMIPHLPKIMKWGPISLEQFASRFKNSFLQKAFPTAQYDFQGIPMMIHLSFLAGCSIRSMGWPVGGSLAFSKRIAKRYEELGGKIHYRSKVKGIVVKNDRAVGLILEDGTKADADIVVSAADGYSTIYEMLNGKYRDDLIDEYYANPPDEQEMNAYVSLGVDLPLIDLPHGVTWLMDKKLELSDRNYQKMDLEVFNSKTEMVPEGKSVVRIPFTASYSYWKKLSNDRELYVDQKGEIAEKVIERLDGLISGIKEKVEVVDVSTPITTERFTGNFHGMQVWTPRSKPGRIMSKGLSKTLPELRDFYMVGQWAQGLIGIATAAVQGKKLVQKLKKR
- a CDS encoding DMT family transporter translates to MNLIDFFILVVAIVFNASANILLKFGMQKTQQMSDVGLKGMLLNSITNVYVWLGLISFGVAFIFYSVVLTKMKLGIAYPIMTSAGFVIVTLFAVFLFDEKMSWLKIAGIAIIALGIWLISIAK